Proteins encoded within one genomic window of Gallus gallus isolate bGalGal1 chromosome 1, bGalGal1.mat.broiler.GRCg7b, whole genome shotgun sequence:
- the COPS7A gene encoding COP9 signalosome complex subunit 7a, producing MAAEGKVTGQSQEQFLLLAKAARGAALASLIHQVLEAPGIYVFGELLDMPAVRELADSEFSPVFHLLTIFAYGTYADYLAEAANLPPLTEAQKNKLRHLSVVTLAAKIKCIPYSVLLEQLQLKNVRQLEDLVIEAVYADVLRGSLDQRNQRLEVDYSIGRDIRREELSTITRTLQEWCQGCEVVLSGIEEQVSRANQHKEQQLALKQQIESEVANLKKTIKVTTAAAAAATSQDPEQHLTELREPAPGTNQRQTSKKTSKAKGLRGSAKIWSKSN from the exons atGGCGGCCGAGGGGAAGGTGACggggcagagccaggagcagtTCCTGCTGCTGGCCAAGGCTGCCCGCGGCGCCGCGCTCGCCAGTCTCATCCACCAGGTGCTGGAGGCCCCGGGCATCTACGTCTTCGGGGAGCTGCTGGACATGCCGGCCGTCCGCGAG CTGGCCGACTCCGAGTTCTCTCCCGTCTTCCACCTGCTCACCATCTTCGCCTACGGCACCTACGCCGACTACCTGG CTGAAGCAGCAAACCTCCCTCCCCTGACAGAGGCTCAGAAGAACAAACTGAGGCACCTGTCAGTCGTCACTCTGGCTGCCAAGATCAAG TGCATCCCCTATTCGGTGTTGCTGGAGCAGTTACAGCTGAAGAACGTCCGGCAACTGGAGGACCTCGTGATTGAGGCAGTGTACGCAGATGTGCTGCGAGGGAGCTTGGATCAGCGGAACCAGCGCCTGGAGGTGGATTACAGCATTGGGAGGGACATCCGGAGGGAGGAGCTAAGCACCATCACCCGCACATTGCAGGAGTG GTGCCAGGGCTGCGAGGTTGTCTTGTCTGGGATTGAAGAACAGGTTAGCCGAGCCAACCAACACAAAGAACAACAGCTGGCACTTAAGCAGCAGATAGAGAGTGAG gTGGCAAATCTGAAGAAGACAATTAAAGtgacaacagcagctgctgccgcAGCCACATCTCAAGACCCAGAACAGCACCTCACAGAGCTCAGGGAACCTGCCCCTGGCACCAACCAGCGCCAGACCAGCAAGAAGACTTCCAAAGCCAAAGG GCTCCGGGGCAGTGCGAAGATTTGGTCTAAATCAAACTAG
- the MLF2 gene encoding myeloid leukemia factor 2 isoform X2: MREANRLERKGRAGCEPPWESGRERPASSSFSSSSSSFSCRRPLGTARRACRQGKGHGRDPFAIHRQHMNRMLSGSFGFGPLLGITDGTTPGARQAGRRMQAGAVSPFGMLGMAGGFIDMFGMMNDMIGNMEHMTSGANCQTFTSSTVISYSNLGDGPKVYQETSEMRSAPGGIRETRRTVRDSDSGLEQMSIGHHIRERAHIMQRSRNHRTGDQEERQDYINMDESDAAAFDDEWRRETSRFRPQRGLEYRRHEGSSRRAEGTRLAIQGPEDSPSRQSRRYDW, translated from the exons ATGCGCGAGGCGAACCGGCTGGAGCGGAAGGGGCGAGCGGGGTGCGAGCCGCCATGGGAGTCCGGGCGTGAGCGGCCCGCGTCTTCCTcgttctcctcttcctcctcatcttttTCCTGCCGTCGTCCCCTCGGCACCGCCCGGCGCGCCTGCAGGCAGGGGAAGGGGCACGGCAG GGACCCTTTTGCTATTCACCGGCAGCACATGAACCGCATGCTTTCTGGAAGTTTCGGGTTTGGCCCGCTGCTTGGTATCACTGATGGGACCACTCCTGGGGCTCGCCAGGCTGGCCGGAGGATGCAG GCAGGAGCTGTTTCACCATTTGGGATGCTGGGCATG GCAGGTGGCTTTATAGACATGTTCGGCATGATGAACGACATGATTGGGAACATG GAACATATGACAAGTGGTGCAAACTGCCAGACATTTACCTCTTCAACTGTCATCTCCTATTCTAACCTGGGTGATGGGCCCAAAGTCTATCAGGAGACCTCAGAGATGCGTTCAGCACCTGGCGGG ATCCGTGAGACTAGGCGGACTGTAAGGGACTCAGACAGTGGCTTGGAACAAATGTCTATTGGGCACCACATCAGGGAGAGAGCGCACATCATGCAGCGATCCCGGAACCATCGTACAGGTGACCAGGAAGAGAGGCAGGACTACATCAATATGGATGAAA GTGATGCAGCTGCATTTGATGATGAGTGGAGGCGAGAGACATCCCGCTTCCGGCCACAGCGAGGGCTGGAATACCGGCGTCACGAAGGCAGCAGCCGCCGGGCTGAAGGGACTCGTCTTGCAATCCAGGGCCCTGAGGATTCTCCCTCCAGACAGTCCCGTCGATATGACTGGTGA
- the MLF2 gene encoding myeloid leukemia factor 2 isoform X1, which yields MFRLMRDGEPEDPMFAMDPFAIHRQHMNRMLSGSFGFGPLLGITDGTTPGARQAGRRMQAGAVSPFGMLGMAGGFIDMFGMMNDMIGNMEHMTSGANCQTFTSSTVISYSNLGDGPKVYQETSEMRSAPGGIRETRRTVRDSDSGLEQMSIGHHIRERAHIMQRSRNHRTGDQEERQDYINMDESDAAAFDDEWRRETSRFRPQRGLEYRRHEGSSRRAEGTRLAIQGPEDSPSRQSRRYDW from the exons ATGTTCCGGCTGATGAGGGACGGGGAGCCAGAGGACCCCATGTTCGCTAT GGACCCTTTTGCTATTCACCGGCAGCACATGAACCGCATGCTTTCTGGAAGTTTCGGGTTTGGCCCGCTGCTTGGTATCACTGATGGGACCACTCCTGGGGCTCGCCAGGCTGGCCGGAGGATGCAG GCAGGAGCTGTTTCACCATTTGGGATGCTGGGCATG GCAGGTGGCTTTATAGACATGTTCGGCATGATGAACGACATGATTGGGAACATG GAACATATGACAAGTGGTGCAAACTGCCAGACATTTACCTCTTCAACTGTCATCTCCTATTCTAACCTGGGTGATGGGCCCAAAGTCTATCAGGAGACCTCAGAGATGCGTTCAGCACCTGGCGGG ATCCGTGAGACTAGGCGGACTGTAAGGGACTCAGACAGTGGCTTGGAACAAATGTCTATTGGGCACCACATCAGGGAGAGAGCGCACATCATGCAGCGATCCCGGAACCATCGTACAGGTGACCAGGAAGAGAGGCAGGACTACATCAATATGGATGAAA GTGATGCAGCTGCATTTGATGATGAGTGGAGGCGAGAGACATCCCGCTTCCGGCCACAGCGAGGGCTGGAATACCGGCGTCACGAAGGCAGCAGCCGCCGGGCTGAAGGGACTCGTCTTGCAATCCAGGGCCCTGAGGATTCTCCCTCCAGACAGTCCCGTCGATATGACTGGTGA